One part of the Esox lucius isolate fEsoLuc1 chromosome 10, fEsoLuc1.pri, whole genome shotgun sequence genome encodes these proteins:
- the ehmt2 gene encoding histone-lysine N-methyltransferase EHMT2 isoform X1: MSASEKTTKEASESDALETNLEVRLSSQSDDGPERPATPVVTKDTEPMLSQPVQQIPKDGLKNREETERLATTSSSVSGRALTGHAAKSLPHTSSPSLSPPSTSASSPSGRAKMSVSGPGSKPHMSPLSPSSSHPIPGQAVKIHRARKTMNRPPPTQVRCIESAIVPVIPTEATATFTTDAESVVAKRRKLGLDITPEKAESTIGAEKKTDRILLEEAKRRSSWLKDLDEGADEDDFLLYNPYARDEADAAYSDSKSEDGGIEDRLHERDAEESANMSDNSSESDPQRPGQRSKGRNESPWTRPGRGKGREKADGMEAGGAMSTAPPQGGSSEYTEVALGSLDITAADGLTLSPQHEGSDAGETERLEELPLCSCRMEAPRVDSASGRPDRLCMATESVNGELVSCTSIIQKGETMRPSSRVSLMVLCENHRSHMVKHHCCPGCGYFCITGTFLECCPDQRIAHRFHRGCVTVLGAGRGRGLLFCPHCGEDASEAQEVTIPPSASSTATVVTTSASSTTTPSLPPSVPSPPSQAASTGAPENGKKPEGPVKLESARMRGRGLVKREAEQPPQATVVGAPVDTPHPGEEGVDSVGPSLCLPNGKPISPSALPPGPSRVALQKAILTQDTERRKKLRFHPRQLYPAAKQGEVQRVLLMLMEGIDPTYQAESQNRRSALHAAAQRGLLEVCYMLVQAGAKLDVQDKSMRTPLLEAIVNNHVDVTKYLVQSGACVYQTEEDGYTGLHHASKLGNLEIVTLLLETGQVDINAQVGKSKRGTLLGSRQGGSNQQDSGGWTPIIWAAEHKHIQVIRALLNRGADVTLKDKEMNVCLHWASFAGCAEIAEMVLNAGCPLSSVNMHGDTPLHIAAREGFFECVTLFLSRGADIDIMNREGDTPLSLARSDSPVWVSLQINRKLRRGIANRILRTEKIISSDVAQGYENVPIPCVNAVDDEGCPSDYKYVSENCETSAMNIDRNITHLQHCSCTDDCSSSNCLCGQLSIRCWYDKDHRLLQEFNKIEPPLIFECNLACSCYRTCKNRVVQAGIKVRLQLYRTEKMGWGVRALQDIPQGSFICEYVGELISDAEADVREDDSYLFDLDNKDGEVYCIDARYYGNISRFINHLCDPNIIPVRVFMLHQDLRFPRIAFFSSRDILTGQELGFDYGDRFWDIKSKYFTCQCGSEKCKHSAEAIALEQSRLARLEACPESGTDPGLALLGNS; encoded by the exons ATGTCGGCATCTGAGAAAACGACCAAG GAGGCGTCTGAGAGTGATGCATTGGAAACGAATCTTGAAGTGAGACTCTCAAGCCAGTCGGATGACG GTCCTGAGAGACCTGCCACACCAGTGGTTACTAAGGACACTGAGCCTATGCTGTCACAGCCAGTCCAGCAGATTCCAAAGGATGGTTtgaaaaacagagaggaaaccGAAAGACTCGCAACAACGTCTTCCTCTGTGTCAGGCAGAGCCCTCACAG GACATGCAGCCAAGAGCCTTCCACACACGtcctccccttccctctcccccccctctaCCTCTGCTTCCTCTCCTTCTGGAAGAGCAAAAATGAGTGTCTCTGGACCAGGAAGCAAACCTCACATGTCGCCTCTGTCCCCATCCTCTTCCCATCCAATCCCTGGCCAGGCTGTAAAGATACATCGCGCTCGCAAGACCATGAACAGACCGCCCCCAACACAG GTGAGGTGCATTGAGTCGGCCATTGTGCCAGTCATACCCACAGAAGCCACAGCAACCTTCACGACAGACGCCGAATCTG TAGTGGCAAAGCGGAGAAAGCTGGGCCTTGACATTACACCTGAGAAGGCAGAGAGCACGATAGGAGCAGAGAAGAAG acgGATCGCATTCTCCTCGAGGAGGCAAAAAGGCGCAGCAGCTGGCTGAAGGATTTGGATGAGGGTGCAGACGAGGACGATTTTCTGCTCTACAACCCCTATGCTAGGGACGAAGCGGACGCAGCCTATTCAGACAGCAAG TCTGAAGATGGTGGAATCGAGGATAGGCTTCATGAAAGAGATGCAGAAGAGTCGGCCAACATGTCCGATAAC AGCTCTGAGTCGGATCCACAGAGGCCAGGCCAGCGGAGCAAAGGGAGGAACGAGTCGCCCTGGACCCGCCCAGGGcgggggaaagggagagagaaagctgACGGCATGGAGGCAGGTGGAG CCATGTCGACAGCACCTCCTCAAGGCGGGTCCAGTGAATACACAGAAGTGGCCTTGGGCTCCCTGGACATCACCGCTGCAGACGGCTTGACACTGTCACCTCAACACG AAGGCAGCGACGCCGGCGAGACGGAGCGCCTGGAGGAGCTGCCTCTGTGTAGCTGCCGGATGGAGGCGCCCCGGGTGGACAGTGCCAGCGGACGTCCCGACAGACTGTGCATGGCCACCGAGAGCGTCAACGGAGAG TTGGTGAGCTGTACCAGTATCATTCAGAAGGGGGAGACCATGCGGCCGTCCAGTCGGGTTTCCCTCATGGTGCTGTGTGAGAACCATCGCTCCCACATGGTCAAACATCACTGCTGCCCTGGATGTGGTTACTTCTGTATCACG GGCACTTTTCTGGAGTGCTGTCCAGACCAGCGCATCGCACACCGTTTCCACCGGGGCTGCGTTACAGTGCTCGGGGCCGGGCGGGGCAGGGGCTTGCTTTTCTGCCCCCACTGCGGCGAGGACGCCTCGGAGGCCCAGGAGGTCACCATCCCACCCTCGGCGTCGTCGACAGCTACCGTGGTCACGACTTCGGCCTCCTCGACCACCACACCGTCTCTCCCCCCGTCCgttccctctcccccctcccaggCGGCCTCCACAGGGGCACCGGAGAACGGGAAGAAGCCAGAGGGTCCGGTCAAGCTCGAAag TGCGAGGATGCGTGGGCGAGGGTTGGTGAAGAGGGAGGCCGAGCAGCCCCCCCAAGCCACTGTGGTAGGAGCGCCTGTCGACACACCCCACCCAGGGGAGGAGGGTGTGGACAGTGTGGGCCCCTCCCTCTGCCTGCCCAATGGGAAGCCAATAAGCCCCAGTGCGCTTCCCCCAGGGCCCAGCAGGGTGGCGTTGCAGAAGGCCATTCTCACCCAGGACACTGAGAG GAGGAAGAAGCTGAGGTTCCACCCCCGCCAGCTTTACCCTGCCGCCAAGCAGGGCGAGGTGCAGCGAGTTCTGCTCATGCTCA TGGAGGGCATAGACCCAACCTACCAGGCTGAATCCCAGAACAGACGGAGTGCTCTTCACGCTGCTGCCCAGAGAGGCCTGCTGGAGGTCTGCTACATGCTGGTGCAG GCAGGCGCTAAATTGGATGTCCAAGACAAATCAATGAGGACTCCTCTCCTGGAGGCTATTGTCAACAACCATGTGGATGTGACCAAGTACCTGGTCCAAAGTGGAGCCTGTGTTTATCAAACG GAGGAAGATGGCTACACCGGTCTCCACCATGCGTCCAAACTGGGCAACCTAGAAATTGTCACCCTTTTGTTGGAGACTGGACAGGTGGACATCAACGCACAGGTGGGGAAGAGCAAGAGAGGAACACTCTTGGGCTCTAGACAGGGTGGCAGCAACCAacaa GATAGTGGAGGCTGGACTCCTATCATCTGGGCCGCAGAGCACAAGCACATACAGGTCATCAGAGCCCTGCTCAACAGAGGGGCCGACGTCACGCTCAAGGACAAG GAGATGAATGTTTGTCTTCATTGGGCATCTTTCGCTGGCTGCGCTGAGATTGCCGAGATGGTGCTAAACGCCGGCTGCCCCCTGTCCTCTGTTAACATGCACGGGGACACGCCCCTCCACATCGCCGCCAGGGAGGGCTTCTTCGAGTGTGTAAC ACTGTTCCTCTCCAGGGGTGCGGACATTGACATCATGAACAGGGAAGGTGACACGCCTCTTTCTCTAGCACGTTCAGATTCGCCCGTGTGGGTGTCACTCCAGATCAACAGGAAGCTGCGGCGGGGGATAGCCAATCGCATTCTTCGGACAGAAAAGATAATCTCCAG TGACGTAGCCCAGGGCTATGAGAACGTGCCCATCCCCTGTGTGAACGCCGTGGACGATGAGGGATGTCCCTCTGACTACAAATACGTCTCGGAGAACTGTGAGACGTCAGCCATGAACATCGACCGCAACATCACACACTTACAG CACTGCAGCTGCACGGACGACTGCTCCTCCAGCAACTGTCTGTGTGGACAGCTAAGTATACGTTGCTGGTACGACAAG GACCACCGGTTGCTGCAGGAGTTCAATAAGATCGAACCCCCTCTCATCTTCGAGTGCAACCTGGCGTGCTCCTGCTACCGCACATGCAAGAATCGAGTTGTGCAGGCAGGCATCAA GGTGCGTCTCCAGCTGTACCGGACAGAGAAGATGGGATGGGGAGTGAGGGCCCTGCAAGACATACCCCAGGGGAGCTTCATCTGCGA ATACGTAGGAGAACTAATCTCTGATGCAGAGGCAGACGTAAGAGAAGACGACTCCTATCTTTTTGACCTGGACAACAAG GACGGGGAGGTGTACTGCATCGACGCGCGTTACTATGGCAACATCAGCCGCTTCATCAACCACCTGTGCGACCCCAACATCATCCCTGTGCGTGTGTTCATGCTGCACCAGGACCTGCGCTTCCCACGCATCGCCTTCTTCAGTTCTCGAGACATCCTCACGGGACAGGAGCTAGG GTTTGATTATGGAGACCGTTTCTGGGATATCAAGAGTAAATACTTCACCTGCCAGTGTGGATCAGAAAAATGCAAACACTCCGCGGAGGCTATCGCCTTGGAGCAGAGCCGGCTCGCTCGTCTGGAGGCCTGTCCAGAATCAGGGACTGATCCTGGACTTGCCTTGCTAGGAAATTCCTAG
- the ehmt2 gene encoding histone-lysine N-methyltransferase EHMT2 isoform X2, translating to MSASEKTTKEASESDALETNLEVRLSSQSDDGPERPATPVVTKDTEPMLSQPVQQIPKDGLKNREETERLATTSSSVSGRALTGHAAKSLPHTSSPSLSPPSTSASSPSGRAKMSVSGPGSKPHMSPLSPSSSHPIPGQAVKIHRARKTMNRPPPTQVRCIESAIVPVIPTEATATFTTDAESVVAKRRKLGLDITPEKAESTIGAEKKTDRILLEEAKRRSSWLKDLDEGADEDDFLLYNPYARDEADAAYSDSKSEDGGIEDRLHERDAEESANMSDNSSESDPQRPGQRSKGRNESPWTRPGRGKGREKADGMEAGGAMSTAPPQGGSSEYTEVALGSLDITAADGLTLSPQHGSDAGETERLEELPLCSCRMEAPRVDSASGRPDRLCMATESVNGELVSCTSIIQKGETMRPSSRVSLMVLCENHRSHMVKHHCCPGCGYFCITGTFLECCPDQRIAHRFHRGCVTVLGAGRGRGLLFCPHCGEDASEAQEVTIPPSASSTATVVTTSASSTTTPSLPPSVPSPPSQAASTGAPENGKKPEGPVKLESARMRGRGLVKREAEQPPQATVVGAPVDTPHPGEEGVDSVGPSLCLPNGKPISPSALPPGPSRVALQKAILTQDTERRKKLRFHPRQLYPAAKQGEVQRVLLMLMEGIDPTYQAESQNRRSALHAAAQRGLLEVCYMLVQAGAKLDVQDKSMRTPLLEAIVNNHVDVTKYLVQSGACVYQTEEDGYTGLHHASKLGNLEIVTLLLETGQVDINAQVGKSKRGTLLGSRQGGSNQQDSGGWTPIIWAAEHKHIQVIRALLNRGADVTLKDKEMNVCLHWASFAGCAEIAEMVLNAGCPLSSVNMHGDTPLHIAAREGFFECVTLFLSRGADIDIMNREGDTPLSLARSDSPVWVSLQINRKLRRGIANRILRTEKIISSDVAQGYENVPIPCVNAVDDEGCPSDYKYVSENCETSAMNIDRNITHLQHCSCTDDCSSSNCLCGQLSIRCWYDKDHRLLQEFNKIEPPLIFECNLACSCYRTCKNRVVQAGIKVRLQLYRTEKMGWGVRALQDIPQGSFICEYVGELISDAEADVREDDSYLFDLDNKDGEVYCIDARYYGNISRFINHLCDPNIIPVRVFMLHQDLRFPRIAFFSSRDILTGQELGFDYGDRFWDIKSKYFTCQCGSEKCKHSAEAIALEQSRLARLEACPESGTDPGLALLGNS from the exons ATGTCGGCATCTGAGAAAACGACCAAG GAGGCGTCTGAGAGTGATGCATTGGAAACGAATCTTGAAGTGAGACTCTCAAGCCAGTCGGATGACG GTCCTGAGAGACCTGCCACACCAGTGGTTACTAAGGACACTGAGCCTATGCTGTCACAGCCAGTCCAGCAGATTCCAAAGGATGGTTtgaaaaacagagaggaaaccGAAAGACTCGCAACAACGTCTTCCTCTGTGTCAGGCAGAGCCCTCACAG GACATGCAGCCAAGAGCCTTCCACACACGtcctccccttccctctcccccccctctaCCTCTGCTTCCTCTCCTTCTGGAAGAGCAAAAATGAGTGTCTCTGGACCAGGAAGCAAACCTCACATGTCGCCTCTGTCCCCATCCTCTTCCCATCCAATCCCTGGCCAGGCTGTAAAGATACATCGCGCTCGCAAGACCATGAACAGACCGCCCCCAACACAG GTGAGGTGCATTGAGTCGGCCATTGTGCCAGTCATACCCACAGAAGCCACAGCAACCTTCACGACAGACGCCGAATCTG TAGTGGCAAAGCGGAGAAAGCTGGGCCTTGACATTACACCTGAGAAGGCAGAGAGCACGATAGGAGCAGAGAAGAAG acgGATCGCATTCTCCTCGAGGAGGCAAAAAGGCGCAGCAGCTGGCTGAAGGATTTGGATGAGGGTGCAGACGAGGACGATTTTCTGCTCTACAACCCCTATGCTAGGGACGAAGCGGACGCAGCCTATTCAGACAGCAAG TCTGAAGATGGTGGAATCGAGGATAGGCTTCATGAAAGAGATGCAGAAGAGTCGGCCAACATGTCCGATAAC AGCTCTGAGTCGGATCCACAGAGGCCAGGCCAGCGGAGCAAAGGGAGGAACGAGTCGCCCTGGACCCGCCCAGGGcgggggaaagggagagagaaagctgACGGCATGGAGGCAGGTGGAG CCATGTCGACAGCACCTCCTCAAGGCGGGTCCAGTGAATACACAGAAGTGGCCTTGGGCTCCCTGGACATCACCGCTGCAGACGGCTTGACACTGTCACCTCAACACG GCAGCGACGCCGGCGAGACGGAGCGCCTGGAGGAGCTGCCTCTGTGTAGCTGCCGGATGGAGGCGCCCCGGGTGGACAGTGCCAGCGGACGTCCCGACAGACTGTGCATGGCCACCGAGAGCGTCAACGGAGAG TTGGTGAGCTGTACCAGTATCATTCAGAAGGGGGAGACCATGCGGCCGTCCAGTCGGGTTTCCCTCATGGTGCTGTGTGAGAACCATCGCTCCCACATGGTCAAACATCACTGCTGCCCTGGATGTGGTTACTTCTGTATCACG GGCACTTTTCTGGAGTGCTGTCCAGACCAGCGCATCGCACACCGTTTCCACCGGGGCTGCGTTACAGTGCTCGGGGCCGGGCGGGGCAGGGGCTTGCTTTTCTGCCCCCACTGCGGCGAGGACGCCTCGGAGGCCCAGGAGGTCACCATCCCACCCTCGGCGTCGTCGACAGCTACCGTGGTCACGACTTCGGCCTCCTCGACCACCACACCGTCTCTCCCCCCGTCCgttccctctcccccctcccaggCGGCCTCCACAGGGGCACCGGAGAACGGGAAGAAGCCAGAGGGTCCGGTCAAGCTCGAAag TGCGAGGATGCGTGGGCGAGGGTTGGTGAAGAGGGAGGCCGAGCAGCCCCCCCAAGCCACTGTGGTAGGAGCGCCTGTCGACACACCCCACCCAGGGGAGGAGGGTGTGGACAGTGTGGGCCCCTCCCTCTGCCTGCCCAATGGGAAGCCAATAAGCCCCAGTGCGCTTCCCCCAGGGCCCAGCAGGGTGGCGTTGCAGAAGGCCATTCTCACCCAGGACACTGAGAG GAGGAAGAAGCTGAGGTTCCACCCCCGCCAGCTTTACCCTGCCGCCAAGCAGGGCGAGGTGCAGCGAGTTCTGCTCATGCTCA TGGAGGGCATAGACCCAACCTACCAGGCTGAATCCCAGAACAGACGGAGTGCTCTTCACGCTGCTGCCCAGAGAGGCCTGCTGGAGGTCTGCTACATGCTGGTGCAG GCAGGCGCTAAATTGGATGTCCAAGACAAATCAATGAGGACTCCTCTCCTGGAGGCTATTGTCAACAACCATGTGGATGTGACCAAGTACCTGGTCCAAAGTGGAGCCTGTGTTTATCAAACG GAGGAAGATGGCTACACCGGTCTCCACCATGCGTCCAAACTGGGCAACCTAGAAATTGTCACCCTTTTGTTGGAGACTGGACAGGTGGACATCAACGCACAGGTGGGGAAGAGCAAGAGAGGAACACTCTTGGGCTCTAGACAGGGTGGCAGCAACCAacaa GATAGTGGAGGCTGGACTCCTATCATCTGGGCCGCAGAGCACAAGCACATACAGGTCATCAGAGCCCTGCTCAACAGAGGGGCCGACGTCACGCTCAAGGACAAG GAGATGAATGTTTGTCTTCATTGGGCATCTTTCGCTGGCTGCGCTGAGATTGCCGAGATGGTGCTAAACGCCGGCTGCCCCCTGTCCTCTGTTAACATGCACGGGGACACGCCCCTCCACATCGCCGCCAGGGAGGGCTTCTTCGAGTGTGTAAC ACTGTTCCTCTCCAGGGGTGCGGACATTGACATCATGAACAGGGAAGGTGACACGCCTCTTTCTCTAGCACGTTCAGATTCGCCCGTGTGGGTGTCACTCCAGATCAACAGGAAGCTGCGGCGGGGGATAGCCAATCGCATTCTTCGGACAGAAAAGATAATCTCCAG TGACGTAGCCCAGGGCTATGAGAACGTGCCCATCCCCTGTGTGAACGCCGTGGACGATGAGGGATGTCCCTCTGACTACAAATACGTCTCGGAGAACTGTGAGACGTCAGCCATGAACATCGACCGCAACATCACACACTTACAG CACTGCAGCTGCACGGACGACTGCTCCTCCAGCAACTGTCTGTGTGGACAGCTAAGTATACGTTGCTGGTACGACAAG GACCACCGGTTGCTGCAGGAGTTCAATAAGATCGAACCCCCTCTCATCTTCGAGTGCAACCTGGCGTGCTCCTGCTACCGCACATGCAAGAATCGAGTTGTGCAGGCAGGCATCAA GGTGCGTCTCCAGCTGTACCGGACAGAGAAGATGGGATGGGGAGTGAGGGCCCTGCAAGACATACCCCAGGGGAGCTTCATCTGCGA ATACGTAGGAGAACTAATCTCTGATGCAGAGGCAGACGTAAGAGAAGACGACTCCTATCTTTTTGACCTGGACAACAAG GACGGGGAGGTGTACTGCATCGACGCGCGTTACTATGGCAACATCAGCCGCTTCATCAACCACCTGTGCGACCCCAACATCATCCCTGTGCGTGTGTTCATGCTGCACCAGGACCTGCGCTTCCCACGCATCGCCTTCTTCAGTTCTCGAGACATCCTCACGGGACAGGAGCTAGG GTTTGATTATGGAGACCGTTTCTGGGATATCAAGAGTAAATACTTCACCTGCCAGTGTGGATCAGAAAAATGCAAACACTCCGCGGAGGCTATCGCCTTGGAGCAGAGCCGGCTCGCTCGTCTGGAGGCCTGTCCAGAATCAGGGACTGATCCTGGACTTGCCTTGCTAGGAAATTCCTAG
- the ehmt2 gene encoding histone-lysine N-methyltransferase EHMT2 isoform X3, which translates to MSASEKTTKEASESDALETNLEVRLSSQSDDGPERPATPVVTKDTEPMLSQPVQQIPKDGLKNREETERLATTSSSVSGRALTGHAAKSLPHTSSPSLSPPSTSASSPSGRAKMSVSGPGSKPHMSPLSPSSSHPIPGQAVKIHRARKTMNRPPPTQVRCIESAIVPVIPTEATATFTTDAESVAKRRKLGLDITPEKAESTIGAEKKTDRILLEEAKRRSSWLKDLDEGADEDDFLLYNPYARDEADAAYSDSKSEDGGIEDRLHERDAEESANMSDNSSESDPQRPGQRSKGRNESPWTRPGRGKGREKADGMEAGGAMSTAPPQGGSSEYTEVALGSLDITAADGLTLSPQHEGSDAGETERLEELPLCSCRMEAPRVDSASGRPDRLCMATESVNGELVSCTSIIQKGETMRPSSRVSLMVLCENHRSHMVKHHCCPGCGYFCITGTFLECCPDQRIAHRFHRGCVTVLGAGRGRGLLFCPHCGEDASEAQEVTIPPSASSTATVVTTSASSTTTPSLPPSVPSPPSQAASTGAPENGKKPEGPVKLESARMRGRGLVKREAEQPPQATVVGAPVDTPHPGEEGVDSVGPSLCLPNGKPISPSALPPGPSRVALQKAILTQDTERRKKLRFHPRQLYPAAKQGEVQRVLLMLMEGIDPTYQAESQNRRSALHAAAQRGLLEVCYMLVQAGAKLDVQDKSMRTPLLEAIVNNHVDVTKYLVQSGACVYQTEEDGYTGLHHASKLGNLEIVTLLLETGQVDINAQVGKSKRGTLLGSRQGGSNQQDSGGWTPIIWAAEHKHIQVIRALLNRGADVTLKDKEMNVCLHWASFAGCAEIAEMVLNAGCPLSSVNMHGDTPLHIAAREGFFECVTLFLSRGADIDIMNREGDTPLSLARSDSPVWVSLQINRKLRRGIANRILRTEKIISSDVAQGYENVPIPCVNAVDDEGCPSDYKYVSENCETSAMNIDRNITHLQHCSCTDDCSSSNCLCGQLSIRCWYDKDHRLLQEFNKIEPPLIFECNLACSCYRTCKNRVVQAGIKVRLQLYRTEKMGWGVRALQDIPQGSFICEYVGELISDAEADVREDDSYLFDLDNKDGEVYCIDARYYGNISRFINHLCDPNIIPVRVFMLHQDLRFPRIAFFSSRDILTGQELGFDYGDRFWDIKSKYFTCQCGSEKCKHSAEAIALEQSRLARLEACPESGTDPGLALLGNS; encoded by the exons ATGTCGGCATCTGAGAAAACGACCAAG GAGGCGTCTGAGAGTGATGCATTGGAAACGAATCTTGAAGTGAGACTCTCAAGCCAGTCGGATGACG GTCCTGAGAGACCTGCCACACCAGTGGTTACTAAGGACACTGAGCCTATGCTGTCACAGCCAGTCCAGCAGATTCCAAAGGATGGTTtgaaaaacagagaggaaaccGAAAGACTCGCAACAACGTCTTCCTCTGTGTCAGGCAGAGCCCTCACAG GACATGCAGCCAAGAGCCTTCCACACACGtcctccccttccctctcccccccctctaCCTCTGCTTCCTCTCCTTCTGGAAGAGCAAAAATGAGTGTCTCTGGACCAGGAAGCAAACCTCACATGTCGCCTCTGTCCCCATCCTCTTCCCATCCAATCCCTGGCCAGGCTGTAAAGATACATCGCGCTCGCAAGACCATGAACAGACCGCCCCCAACACAG GTGAGGTGCATTGAGTCGGCCATTGTGCCAGTCATACCCACAGAAGCCACAGCAACCTTCACGACAGACGCCGAATCTG TGGCAAAGCGGAGAAAGCTGGGCCTTGACATTACACCTGAGAAGGCAGAGAGCACGATAGGAGCAGAGAAGAAG acgGATCGCATTCTCCTCGAGGAGGCAAAAAGGCGCAGCAGCTGGCTGAAGGATTTGGATGAGGGTGCAGACGAGGACGATTTTCTGCTCTACAACCCCTATGCTAGGGACGAAGCGGACGCAGCCTATTCAGACAGCAAG TCTGAAGATGGTGGAATCGAGGATAGGCTTCATGAAAGAGATGCAGAAGAGTCGGCCAACATGTCCGATAAC AGCTCTGAGTCGGATCCACAGAGGCCAGGCCAGCGGAGCAAAGGGAGGAACGAGTCGCCCTGGACCCGCCCAGGGcgggggaaagggagagagaaagctgACGGCATGGAGGCAGGTGGAG CCATGTCGACAGCACCTCCTCAAGGCGGGTCCAGTGAATACACAGAAGTGGCCTTGGGCTCCCTGGACATCACCGCTGCAGACGGCTTGACACTGTCACCTCAACACG AAGGCAGCGACGCCGGCGAGACGGAGCGCCTGGAGGAGCTGCCTCTGTGTAGCTGCCGGATGGAGGCGCCCCGGGTGGACAGTGCCAGCGGACGTCCCGACAGACTGTGCATGGCCACCGAGAGCGTCAACGGAGAG TTGGTGAGCTGTACCAGTATCATTCAGAAGGGGGAGACCATGCGGCCGTCCAGTCGGGTTTCCCTCATGGTGCTGTGTGAGAACCATCGCTCCCACATGGTCAAACATCACTGCTGCCCTGGATGTGGTTACTTCTGTATCACG GGCACTTTTCTGGAGTGCTGTCCAGACCAGCGCATCGCACACCGTTTCCACCGGGGCTGCGTTACAGTGCTCGGGGCCGGGCGGGGCAGGGGCTTGCTTTTCTGCCCCCACTGCGGCGAGGACGCCTCGGAGGCCCAGGAGGTCACCATCCCACCCTCGGCGTCGTCGACAGCTACCGTGGTCACGACTTCGGCCTCCTCGACCACCACACCGTCTCTCCCCCCGTCCgttccctctcccccctcccaggCGGCCTCCACAGGGGCACCGGAGAACGGGAAGAAGCCAGAGGGTCCGGTCAAGCTCGAAag TGCGAGGATGCGTGGGCGAGGGTTGGTGAAGAGGGAGGCCGAGCAGCCCCCCCAAGCCACTGTGGTAGGAGCGCCTGTCGACACACCCCACCCAGGGGAGGAGGGTGTGGACAGTGTGGGCCCCTCCCTCTGCCTGCCCAATGGGAAGCCAATAAGCCCCAGTGCGCTTCCCCCAGGGCCCAGCAGGGTGGCGTTGCAGAAGGCCATTCTCACCCAGGACACTGAGAG GAGGAAGAAGCTGAGGTTCCACCCCCGCCAGCTTTACCCTGCCGCCAAGCAGGGCGAGGTGCAGCGAGTTCTGCTCATGCTCA TGGAGGGCATAGACCCAACCTACCAGGCTGAATCCCAGAACAGACGGAGTGCTCTTCACGCTGCTGCCCAGAGAGGCCTGCTGGAGGTCTGCTACATGCTGGTGCAG GCAGGCGCTAAATTGGATGTCCAAGACAAATCAATGAGGACTCCTCTCCTGGAGGCTATTGTCAACAACCATGTGGATGTGACCAAGTACCTGGTCCAAAGTGGAGCCTGTGTTTATCAAACG GAGGAAGATGGCTACACCGGTCTCCACCATGCGTCCAAACTGGGCAACCTAGAAATTGTCACCCTTTTGTTGGAGACTGGACAGGTGGACATCAACGCACAGGTGGGGAAGAGCAAGAGAGGAACACTCTTGGGCTCTAGACAGGGTGGCAGCAACCAacaa GATAGTGGAGGCTGGACTCCTATCATCTGGGCCGCAGAGCACAAGCACATACAGGTCATCAGAGCCCTGCTCAACAGAGGGGCCGACGTCACGCTCAAGGACAAG GAGATGAATGTTTGTCTTCATTGGGCATCTTTCGCTGGCTGCGCTGAGATTGCCGAGATGGTGCTAAACGCCGGCTGCCCCCTGTCCTCTGTTAACATGCACGGGGACACGCCCCTCCACATCGCCGCCAGGGAGGGCTTCTTCGAGTGTGTAAC ACTGTTCCTCTCCAGGGGTGCGGACATTGACATCATGAACAGGGAAGGTGACACGCCTCTTTCTCTAGCACGTTCAGATTCGCCCGTGTGGGTGTCACTCCAGATCAACAGGAAGCTGCGGCGGGGGATAGCCAATCGCATTCTTCGGACAGAAAAGATAATCTCCAG TGACGTAGCCCAGGGCTATGAGAACGTGCCCATCCCCTGTGTGAACGCCGTGGACGATGAGGGATGTCCCTCTGACTACAAATACGTCTCGGAGAACTGTGAGACGTCAGCCATGAACATCGACCGCAACATCACACACTTACAG CACTGCAGCTGCACGGACGACTGCTCCTCCAGCAACTGTCTGTGTGGACAGCTAAGTATACGTTGCTGGTACGACAAG GACCACCGGTTGCTGCAGGAGTTCAATAAGATCGAACCCCCTCTCATCTTCGAGTGCAACCTGGCGTGCTCCTGCTACCGCACATGCAAGAATCGAGTTGTGCAGGCAGGCATCAA GGTGCGTCTCCAGCTGTACCGGACAGAGAAGATGGGATGGGGAGTGAGGGCCCTGCAAGACATACCCCAGGGGAGCTTCATCTGCGA ATACGTAGGAGAACTAATCTCTGATGCAGAGGCAGACGTAAGAGAAGACGACTCCTATCTTTTTGACCTGGACAACAAG GACGGGGAGGTGTACTGCATCGACGCGCGTTACTATGGCAACATCAGCCGCTTCATCAACCACCTGTGCGACCCCAACATCATCCCTGTGCGTGTGTTCATGCTGCACCAGGACCTGCGCTTCCCACGCATCGCCTTCTTCAGTTCTCGAGACATCCTCACGGGACAGGAGCTAGG GTTTGATTATGGAGACCGTTTCTGGGATATCAAGAGTAAATACTTCACCTGCCAGTGTGGATCAGAAAAATGCAAACACTCCGCGGAGGCTATCGCCTTGGAGCAGAGCCGGCTCGCTCGTCTGGAGGCCTGTCCAGAATCAGGGACTGATCCTGGACTTGCCTTGCTAGGAAATTCCTAG